The Lysobacter gummosus genome includes a region encoding these proteins:
- the queG gene encoding tRNA epoxyqueuosine(34) reductase QueG produces the protein MARFYTCRIVSQPDARPTSPAAAPDYAALAARIRQIAREFGFQRCGISGIELAQDEAYLLDWLDQGLHGSMDWMARHGDLRARPSALLPGTLRVISVGLDYGRRDDEDAWATLADRERAYVARYALGRDYHKLMRQRLQRLADRLAEVVGPFGHRVFVDSAPVLERALARNAGLGWIGKHTCLIDKDGGSWFFLGEIYVDLPLPVDTPATAHCGTCTRCIDICPTQAIVAPHRLDARRCIAYLTIEHEGAIPIELRPAIGNRIFGCDDCQLVCPWNKFAQRTDEPDFRARNDLDKATLTQLFAWDEAEFLQRTEGSAIRRSGHERWLRNIAVALGNAEDSPEVVAALRARREDPSEVVREHVAWALARHGVA, from the coding sequence ATGGCGCGATTCTATACTTGCCGCATCGTGAGCCAGCCCGACGCCCGCCCCACTTCGCCCGCCGCCGCGCCCGACTACGCGGCGCTGGCCGCGCGCATCCGCCAGATCGCGCGCGAATTCGGTTTTCAGCGTTGCGGCATCAGCGGCATCGAACTGGCGCAAGACGAGGCCTATCTGCTCGACTGGCTGGATCAGGGCCTGCACGGCTCGATGGACTGGATGGCCCGCCACGGCGATCTGCGCGCCCGTCCGAGCGCCTTGCTGCCGGGCACCTTGCGGGTGATCTCGGTCGGCCTGGACTACGGCCGCCGCGACGACGAAGACGCCTGGGCGACGCTGGCCGATCGCGAGCGCGCCTACGTCGCGCGCTACGCCCTGGGCCGCGACTACCACAAGCTGATGCGCCAGCGCTTGCAGCGCCTGGCCGACCGTCTGGCCGAGGTGGTCGGGCCGTTCGGCCATCGCGTGTTCGTCGATTCCGCGCCGGTGCTGGAACGCGCGCTGGCGCGCAACGCCGGGCTGGGCTGGATCGGCAAGCACACCTGCCTGATCGACAAGGACGGCGGCTCGTGGTTCTTCCTCGGCGAGATCTACGTCGATCTGCCGCTGCCGGTGGACACGCCGGCGACCGCGCACTGCGGCACCTGCACGCGCTGCATCGACATCTGCCCGACCCAGGCCATCGTCGCGCCGCACCGGTTGGATGCTCGGCGCTGCATCGCTTATCTGACGATCGAACACGAAGGCGCGATTCCGATCGAGCTGCGTCCGGCCATCGGCAACCGCATCTTCGGCTGCGACGACTGCCAGCTGGTCTGTCCCTGGAACAAGTTCGCCCAGCGCACCGACGAGCCGGACTTCCGCGCCCGCAACGATTTGGACAAGGCCACGCTGACGCAGTTGTTCGCCTGGGACGAGGCGGAGTTTCTGCAGCGCACCGAGGGCTCGGCGATCCGCCGCAGCGGGCATGAGCGCTGGCTGCGCAATATCGCGGTGGCGTTGGGGAATGCGGAGGATTCGCCGGAAGTTGTCGCGGCGTTGCGCGCCCGGCGCGAGGATCCCAGCGAGGTGGTGCGCGAGCATGTGGCGTGGGCGTTGGCGCGGCATGGAGTTGCGTAA
- a CDS encoding VOC family protein: protein MAVRFDHFVLTVASIEATCAFYRAALDARVVEFKGGRKALDFGGWKINLHRIGHEFEPKAATPTGGSGDFCVISDEPLDELIARLGELGIVIEEGPVPRTGANGPIVSVYFRDPDGNLVEVANPA, encoded by the coding sequence ATGGCGGTGCGTTTCGATCATTTCGTTCTGACCGTGGCTTCGATCGAAGCCACCTGCGCGTTCTACCGCGCCGCGCTGGATGCGCGCGTCGTCGAATTCAAGGGCGGGCGCAAGGCGCTGGATTTCGGCGGGTGGAAGATCAACCTGCACCGGATCGGCCACGAGTTCGAGCCCAAGGCCGCGACGCCCACCGGCGGCAGCGGCGATTTCTGCGTGATCAGCGACGAGCCGCTGGATGAGCTGATCGCGCGGCTGGGCGAGTTGGGCATCGTGATCGAAGAAGGCCCGGTGCCGCGCACCGGCGCGAACGGGCCGATCGTGTCGGTATATTTCCGCGATCCGGATGGGAATCTGGTCGAGGTTGCGAATCCGGCTTGA
- the panD gene encoding aspartate 1-decarboxylase, with amino-acid sequence MQLNLLKAKIHRATVTHAELHYEGSCAIDGRLLDISGIREYEMVHIYNINSGHRFSTYAIRGEEGSGVISVNGAAAHKAQPGDLVIICAYGICEEAEAAKYKPTLVYVDRHNQLTHTNHSMPAQAA; translated from the coding sequence ATGCAACTGAACCTGCTCAAGGCCAAGATCCACCGCGCCACCGTCACCCACGCCGAGCTGCATTACGAAGGCTCCTGCGCGATCGACGGCCGTCTGCTCGATATCTCGGGCATCCGCGAGTACGAGATGGTCCACATCTACAACATCAACAGCGGCCACCGCTTCTCCACCTACGCCATCCGCGGCGAAGAGGGCAGCGGGGTGATCTCGGTCAACGGCGCAGCGGCCCACAAGGCCCAGCCCGGCGATCTGGTCATCATCTGCGCGTACGGTATCTGCGAGGAAGCCGAGGCGGCGAAATACAAGCCGACCCTGGTCTACGTGGACCGGCACAATCAGCTGACACACACCAACCACTCGATGCCGGCTCAAGCCGCCTGA